In Mangrovivirga cuniculi, the following proteins share a genomic window:
- a CDS encoding DUF1800 domain-containing protein, producing MALTPASGTLGLRRAELLLRRATFCPSKEDINYFAGLSVSQALDTLFNFDSTLPEPPIDPLTGEEWMTTGATELNSEGFLRTRYFYAWQLNLMLKSNRSIREKLVWFWHTHWTTSQQKVNDERSLYFQNQLFRFYASGDFKELSKKMCLDNAMLLFLDGRLNVKGVVNENFARELLELYTVGKGPQDAEDSYTYYTEADIQAAAKILTGYGTDNNYENIDPDTGLPRGIVKGGDTCYQHELTDKQFSSVFNDAVISVDPTELVGENGITAAGMEKELDDLIELIFDQPMVNGSPRTAQFICAELYRYFVHHDISGFDDGNYGPGTVITDVIEPMAETLVANNYNIEPALRQLLGSTYFLDSNNSANDTDIVGGLIKSPLELCLGSLRLLNISIPDYDTDLQGFYDSMINGVLSVIGDQGLPFYRPFEVAGYPAHHQFPTFDKSWITPNYLANRYNYTSVLFNNGNDGDPPFRLDPLSFIENPVNGFTNPGDGQLLVTQLIDLLFPEGVCTERIDFFVNEILYDGLDAAMWQNDWNNYQSGGDSLPVETQLEKLITAMIQTPEFQLN from the coding sequence ATGGCTTTAACACCAGCTAGTGGAACCTTAGGGTTACGACGAGCCGAACTTTTATTGCGCAGGGCGACTTTTTGTCCATCAAAAGAAGATATAAATTACTTTGCAGGACTTTCTGTTTCTCAGGCTCTCGACACTCTATTTAATTTTGATTCAACACTTCCCGAACCACCAATCGATCCTTTAACGGGAGAGGAATGGATGACAACCGGAGCTACAGAATTAAACAGCGAAGGTTTTTTAAGAACAAGATATTTTTATGCCTGGCAATTAAACCTGATGCTTAAATCAAATCGGTCTATCAGGGAAAAACTTGTATGGTTTTGGCACACGCACTGGACTACCTCACAACAGAAGGTTAATGACGAAAGGTCCTTATATTTTCAGAATCAATTGTTCAGATTTTACGCTTCAGGTGATTTCAAAGAATTATCTAAAAAGATGTGTCTGGATAATGCAATGTTACTTTTTCTGGATGGAAGACTAAATGTTAAAGGCGTTGTTAACGAAAACTTCGCCAGGGAATTACTGGAATTATATACAGTAGGTAAGGGGCCACAGGATGCAGAAGACAGCTATACATATTATACTGAGGCTGATATCCAGGCCGCTGCTAAAATTCTAACTGGCTACGGAACTGACAACAACTACGAAAATATTGATCCGGATACCGGGTTACCCAGGGGTATAGTTAAAGGTGGTGACACCTGTTATCAGCATGAATTAACAGACAAACAATTTAGTTCTGTTTTTAATGATGCTGTAATTTCCGTAGATCCGACAGAGCTAGTTGGTGAAAATGGCATCACTGCTGCGGGGATGGAAAAAGAACTGGATGATCTGATTGAACTAATCTTTGATCAACCAATGGTTAACGGGTCACCACGTACAGCGCAATTTATCTGTGCAGAATTATACAGATATTTTGTACATCATGACATTTCCGGTTTCGATGATGGAAATTACGGTCCTGGAACTGTAATTACAGATGTTATCGAGCCTATGGCTGAAACTCTTGTAGCCAATAATTATAATATCGAACCCGCATTGAGACAATTACTCGGTTCAACTTATTTTCTGGATTCAAATAATTCTGCTAATGATACTGACATTGTTGGGGGATTGATAAAATCACCTCTGGAATTATGTCTTGGCTCTTTGAGGCTTTTAAATATTAGCATTCCAGATTATGACACCGATTTACAGGGTTTTTATGACAGTATGATAAACGGTGTCTTATCGGTGATTGGTGACCAGGGCTTACCTTTTTACAGACCATTTGAAGTGGCCGGATATCCTGCACATCATCAGTTTCCTACGTTTGACAAATCATGGATTACACCAAATTATCTGGCTAACAGATATAATTACACCAGCGTGTTATTTAATAACGGAAATGATGGCGATCCTCCTTTCAGGCTTGATCCTTTATCCTTTATTGAAAATCCAGTTAATGGTTTTACCAACCCGGGTGATGGCCAGTTATTAGTTACTCAATTAATAGACCTGTTGTTTCCTGAGGGTGTATGTACGGAAAGGATAGACTTCTTCGTTAATGAAATTCTATATGACGGTTTAGATGCAGCTATGTGGCAAAACGATTGGAATAACTATCAGTCAGGAGGTGATTCACTTCCAGTTGAAACACAGTTAGAAAAACTAATTACCGCCATGATTCAAACACCAGAGTTTCAACTAAATTAA
- a CDS encoding porin family protein, with amino-acid sequence MNKYKILTGIIFLLVTVVSFQGKAQDIGIGVKGGMNFATIESSTNFDSRTGYQLGAFLRFGNSSRLAVQTEVLYNTKGAEYQSEEIKLDYLSVPVLVKIGVVGPLYIEAGPQISFLTNSVREIESGNKQSLDNFLKSSEWALVAGLGADIGRFQLSARYDWGITEIHDGFQFEDLYADNSFKNSTLTLSLGFQLNKRP; translated from the coding sequence ATGAATAAGTATAAAATATTAACCGGAATCATTTTTTTATTAGTCACTGTCGTATCTTTTCAGGGAAAAGCGCAAGACATTGGAATAGGCGTAAAAGGCGGAATGAATTTCGCCACTATTGAATCTTCTACTAATTTTGATAGTAGAACAGGTTATCAGCTTGGTGCCTTTCTTAGATTTGGTAATTCTTCACGTCTGGCAGTTCAAACGGAAGTTCTTTACAACACAAAGGGAGCTGAATATCAAAGTGAAGAGATCAAATTAGATTACTTATCTGTACCTGTCCTTGTTAAGATCGGTGTTGTTGGCCCCTTGTACATTGAAGCAGGACCACAAATTAGTTTTCTTACTAACAGCGTAAGAGAAATTGAATCCGGAAATAAGCAATCATTAGATAATTTTCTAAAATCATCTGAATGGGCCTTAGTAGCAGGTCTCGGGGCAGATATTGGTAGATTTCAATTATCTGCCCGATATGACTGGGGTATAACTGAAATTCATGATGGTTTCCAATTTGAAGATTTATACGCTGATAACAGTTTTAAAAATAGCACACTGACTTTATCATTAGGTTTTCAATTAAATAAAAGACCTTAA
- a CDS encoding 1-acyl-sn-glycerol-3-phosphate acyltransferase, whose translation MLKGFYKFIFFNILGWKVKGSFDKNVKQGLIVVGPHTSNSDFFIGVMARRILDLNAHFVAKDSLFVWPFGSYFKWMGGYPVIRSRNTKLTDTIADIFKKEDDLLIAITPEGTRSKVENIKSGFWHIAKKADIHYFLCGFDYGNKELVVSEPYKARSWEEDRLKAIQFFGELTGKNPEKDMRHLLKAEKESQSE comes from the coding sequence ATGTTAAAAGGATTCTATAAATTCATATTTTTCAATATCCTGGGATGGAAAGTTAAGGGCAGCTTTGATAAGAATGTCAAACAGGGTCTGATCGTTGTAGGACCTCACACATCCAATTCTGATTTTTTCATTGGTGTAATGGCTAGAAGAATCCTTGACCTCAATGCTCACTTTGTGGCAAAAGATTCACTTTTCGTGTGGCCATTCGGAAGTTATTTCAAATGGATGGGAGGTTATCCGGTAATCAGAAGTAGAAATACTAAACTGACTGATACCATTGCAGATATATTTAAAAAGGAAGATGATCTGTTAATTGCTATCACTCCTGAAGGAACCCGTTCAAAGGTTGAAAATATAAAATCAGGATTCTGGCATATCGCTAAAAAAGCAGATATTCATTACTTTTTGTGTGGTTTTGATTATGGCAATAAAGAATTAGTTGTATCCGAGCCTTATAAAGCCAGGAGCTGGGAAGAAGACAGGTTAAAAGCAATTCAGTTTTTTGGAGAATTGACAGGAAAAAATCCAGAAAAGGACATGAGACACCTTTTAAAAGCTGAAAAAGAAAGTCAATCTGAATGA
- a CDS encoding urocanate hydratase has translation MSAEDFKTEIRQGIPDSLPPKKTRDEKYSHAPVRKDILSEREKKLAVKNALRYFDSKFHEELAPEFAEELNKYGRIYMYRFMPDYEMHARPIEDYPASSKQAAAIMLMIQNNLDPAVAQHSQELITYGGNGAVFQNWAQYRLTMQYLSVMTDDQTLHMYSGHPMGLFPSSPDAPRVVVTNGMMIPNYSSQDDWERYNALGVTQYGQMTAGSYMYIGPQGIVHGTTITVLNAIRKIDKEGTGTGGKLFVTSGLGGMSGAQPKAGNIAGCVSITAEINPLAAKKRHEQGWVDEIESDLATLMKKVESDRKGKKARSYAYLGNIVDLWEYLDKNDISVDLGSDQTSLHNPWAGGYYPVGYSFEESNEMMAKDPEKFKKAVKDSLLRQIQAINKLSDKGMYFFDYGNAFLLEASRAGADIIKDNGEFTYPSYVQDIMGPMCFDYGFGPFRWVCTSGKPEDLDYTDKLASAVLREQKETADQEISTQIDDNITWIEAAGDNKLVVGSQARILYADAKGRMAIAKAFNDAIKDGKIGPVVLGRDHHDVSGTDSPYRETSNIYDGSRFTADMAIQNVIGDSFRGATWVSIHNGGGVGWGEVINGGFGMLLDGSNQAEDRINSMLFYDVNNGISRRAWAGNEGALFAIKEAMKNNPSLMVTIPNKADDDLLNNL, from the coding sequence ATGAGTGCAGAAGATTTTAAAACCGAAATCCGACAAGGAATACCTGATTCCTTACCTCCAAAAAAAACACGAGACGAAAAATATAGTCATGCACCAGTAAGAAAGGATATTCTTTCTGAAAGAGAGAAAAAATTAGCTGTCAAAAATGCCCTGAGATATTTTGACTCAAAATTCCATGAGGAGTTAGCTCCTGAGTTTGCTGAAGAGCTCAATAAGTATGGCAGAATTTACATGTATCGGTTCATGCCTGATTATGAAATGCATGCAAGACCTATTGAAGATTATCCGGCAAGTTCTAAACAGGCGGCAGCGATTATGCTGATGATTCAGAATAACCTTGATCCTGCAGTAGCTCAACATTCTCAAGAACTAATAACATATGGAGGAAATGGTGCTGTTTTTCAAAATTGGGCTCAATACAGGCTTACTATGCAATACCTGTCTGTAATGACAGATGACCAAACATTACATATGTATTCTGGTCACCCAATGGGACTTTTTCCTTCATCACCTGACGCTCCCAGAGTGGTGGTCACCAATGGCATGATGATACCGAATTATAGTAGCCAGGATGATTGGGAGAGATATAATGCGTTGGGAGTCACTCAATACGGACAAATGACAGCAGGATCTTATATGTATATAGGTCCACAGGGAATTGTTCATGGCACAACGATTACTGTATTAAATGCCATTAGAAAAATAGATAAGGAAGGCACGGGAACAGGCGGAAAATTATTTGTTACCTCCGGACTCGGTGGAATGAGTGGAGCACAACCAAAAGCAGGAAATATAGCCGGATGTGTCAGTATTACTGCTGAAATCAATCCTCTGGCAGCTAAAAAGAGACATGAGCAAGGTTGGGTAGATGAAATTGAATCAGACCTGGCTACCTTAATGAAAAAAGTTGAGTCAGACAGAAAAGGTAAAAAAGCACGCTCATATGCTTATTTGGGTAATATCGTTGACCTTTGGGAGTATTTGGATAAAAACGATATTTCTGTTGATCTTGGATCTGACCAAACCTCATTACATAATCCCTGGGCGGGAGGTTACTATCCTGTTGGCTATTCATTCGAAGAATCAAATGAAATGATGGCGAAAGACCCTGAGAAATTTAAAAAGGCTGTCAAAGATTCCTTGTTGAGACAAATACAGGCTATAAATAAATTATCTGACAAAGGAATGTATTTCTTTGATTATGGTAACGCATTCCTTCTGGAAGCTTCAAGAGCCGGTGCTGATATTATAAAAGACAATGGTGAATTCACATATCCATCCTACGTTCAGGACATTATGGGACCAATGTGTTTTGATTATGGTTTTGGACCATTTAGATGGGTATGTACTTCAGGAAAACCTGAGGATCTGGATTATACTGATAAACTTGCTTCTGCAGTGTTAAGAGAACAAAAAGAAACTGCTGATCAGGAAATCAGTACTCAGATTGACGATAACATAACCTGGATTGAAGCAGCTGGAGACAATAAATTGGTGGTTGGATCCCAGGCGAGGATTTTATATGCTGATGCAAAAGGACGTATGGCAATAGCCAAAGCCTTCAATGACGCTATAAAGGATGGCAAAATTGGTCCTGTAGTACTTGGAAGAGATCACCATGATGTATCCGGAACTGATTCCCCTTACAGGGAAACATCAAACATTTATGATGGTTCTAGGTTCACTGCAGATATGGCAATTCAAAATGTCATAGGTGATAGCTTCAGGGGAGCAACCTGGGTATCAATCCACAACGGAGGTGGAGTTGGCTGGGGTGAAGTTATAAACGGAGGTTTCGGAATGCTTCTGGATGGATCAAATCAAGCTGAAGACAGGATAAACTCCATGTTATTTTATGATGTAAACAATGGCATATCCAGACGGGCATGGGCCGGTAATGAAGGTGCTCTGTTTGCAATTAAGGAAGCAATGAAAAATAATCCGTCACTAATGGTAACTATACCTAATAAGGCAGATGATGACTTACTAAACAATTTATAA
- a CDS encoding patatin-like phospholipase family protein, producing the protein MANFCLSGGGVKGIAHLGALKALQEKGVKFESFSGTSFGALVACAVNFGLDYQEFLDRTKSFSLFDPKGIAWSKRGLLNHKKVVGVLKDIFRDIYLEDLNGETWICYTDFDEGRPVYVNKGPLVETLTASMSIPGMFLPVKINGKNCYDGGLTDNLPVTPLINAGKKPIVGLNCNPRKSTGEKTNIRDILERTFLLVVNGNVTPQMEKCDIYLELEPMAKVRAIDFKSVDEAFNAGYQFTNDNIDKFETIIPK; encoded by the coding sequence ATGGCTAATTTCTGTCTTTCTGGTGGTGGAGTAAAAGGAATTGCTCACCTGGGTGCTTTAAAAGCACTCCAGGAAAAAGGAGTTAAATTCGAATCTTTCTCAGGCACAAGTTTTGGAGCTCTTGTAGCTTGTGCTGTAAATTTTGGACTTGATTACCAGGAATTTTTAGACAGAACAAAAAGCTTTTCGCTATTTGATCCCAAAGGCATCGCATGGAGTAAAAGAGGATTACTTAATCACAAAAAAGTAGTTGGGGTTCTCAAGGATATTTTTAGGGATATCTACCTTGAAGATCTGAATGGGGAAACCTGGATTTGTTATACAGATTTTGATGAAGGCAGACCTGTATATGTCAACAAAGGACCCCTTGTCGAAACACTAACCGCTTCCATGTCCATTCCGGGAATGTTTTTACCTGTAAAAATAAATGGCAAAAACTGCTATGATGGAGGATTAACTGATAATTTACCGGTAACTCCTCTTATTAATGCAGGGAAAAAACCGATAGTAGGCTTAAATTGCAACCCAAGAAAATCTACAGGAGAAAAAACGAACATCAGAGATATTCTGGAAAGAACATTTTTACTGGTAGTTAATGGAAATGTTACACCACAAATGGAAAAATGTGATATTTATCTCGAGCTGGAACCTATGGCAAAAGTAAGAGCAATAGATTTTAAATCTGTTGATGAAGCATTTAATGCTGGTTATCAGTTCACCAACGACAATATTGATAAGTTTGAAACAATAATACCCAAATAG
- a CDS encoding MBL fold metallo-hydrolase: protein MNLEVIHAGMFKLDGGAMFGVVPKVLWNKTNPADSNNLIDLAMRCMLVESDNRRILIDTGIGDKQSEKFFSHYYLHGDKSLKGSLNNIGLDFDDISDVFQTHLHFDHCGGSVKYDQGKNLVPAFKNATYWSHSSHWDWATHPNAREKASFLKENILPIEESGQLQFADDKSNPFDVFEYITVDGHTEKQMLPMINYKGHKIVFAADLLPTSSHIPLPYVMGFDVRPLDTLKEKSEFLEEAVENDYILFFEHDPEVECCTLKRTEKGVRVDEKFKLSEIS from the coding sequence ATGAATCTTGAAGTTATACATGCCGGTATGTTCAAATTAGACGGAGGTGCTATGTTTGGAGTAGTACCCAAGGTCTTGTGGAACAAAACGAATCCTGCAGATAGCAACAACCTAATTGATCTTGCCATGAGATGTATGCTGGTAGAATCCGATAACAGACGGATTTTAATCGATACAGGAATAGGTGACAAACAAAGTGAGAAATTCTTTTCTCATTACTATTTACATGGTGACAAATCACTGAAGGGGTCATTAAATAATATAGGCTTGGATTTTGACGACATTTCTGACGTTTTCCAGACCCACCTCCATTTTGATCATTGTGGTGGCTCTGTTAAATATGACCAGGGTAAAAATTTAGTTCCTGCTTTTAAAAATGCCACATATTGGTCACATAGTAGCCATTGGGATTGGGCCACCCATCCAAATGCACGTGAAAAAGCTTCTTTCCTGAAAGAAAATATTTTACCTATCGAAGAATCAGGGCAGTTACAATTTGCCGACGATAAATCTAATCCTTTTGATGTGTTTGAATATATCACAGTTGATGGACACACTGAAAAACAAATGCTGCCAATGATCAATTATAAGGGGCATAAAATTGTATTCGCCGCAGATTTACTACCAACATCAAGCCATATACCTTTACCTTATGTCATGGGATTTGATGTCAGACCACTTGACACCCTAAAAGAAAAGTCGGAATTTTTAGAAGAAGCAGTAGAAAACGACTATATTCTTTTCTTCGAACACGATCCTGAAGTAGAATGCTGTACTCTAAAAAGAACAGAAAAGGGAGTTCGTGTAGACGAAAAGTTTAAACTTTCTGAAATAAGTTAA
- a CDS encoding acetyl-CoA carboxylase carboxyltransferase subunit alpha translates to MLDFEKPIAELEAKLSDMTKIAGESGVNMDETIKSLENKIEDLKKDTFANLTRWQRVQLSRHPDRPYTLDYIYELTDDFVELHGDRSVSDDKAMVGGFGTISGKTYMLIGQQKGRNTKQRQMRNFGMANPEGYRKALRLMKLAEKFNKPIITFIDTPGAFPGIEAEERGQGEAIARNLREMFMLKVPVICLIIGEGASGGALGIGIGDKVLMLENTWYSVISPESCSSILWRSWDYKEQAAEALKLTAGDMKSFKMIDGIVKEPLGGAHTDFKKMSSTLKRTITKTTNELETLSPEERINLRIDKFSQMGVFNE, encoded by the coding sequence ATGCTCGACTTTGAAAAACCTATAGCAGAATTAGAAGCTAAATTATCGGACATGACCAAGATCGCCGGTGAGAGCGGTGTCAATATGGATGAAACTATAAAATCATTGGAAAACAAGATTGAGGACTTGAAAAAGGACACATTTGCAAATCTTACCAGATGGCAGAGAGTCCAGCTTTCACGCCACCCGGACAGACCATATACTTTAGATTATATATATGAATTAACTGATGACTTTGTCGAATTACATGGAGACCGATCGGTATCAGACGACAAAGCAATGGTTGGTGGTTTTGGAACAATAAGTGGAAAGACCTACATGCTCATCGGTCAGCAAAAGGGTAGAAATACCAAACAGCGTCAGATGAGAAACTTCGGTATGGCTAATCCTGAAGGATATCGTAAAGCTCTTAGACTTATGAAGCTTGCTGAAAAATTTAATAAACCTATCATTACCTTCATTGATACTCCCGGAGCATTTCCTGGTATTGAAGCTGAAGAAAGGGGACAGGGTGAAGCAATCGCCAGAAACCTGAGAGAAATGTTCATGCTGAAGGTACCCGTTATATGCCTGATCATTGGTGAAGGTGCCTCAGGTGGCGCTTTAGGAATAGGAATCGGAGATAAAGTATTAATGCTGGAAAACACCTGGTATTCTGTGATTTCTCCTGAATCTTGTTCATCAATTCTATGGAGAAGCTGGGATTATAAAGAACAGGCAGCAGAAGCTCTTAAATTAACCGCAGGTGATATGAAGTCATTTAAGATGATAGATGGTATAGTAAAAGAACCTTTGGGCGGTGCTCATACGGATTTCAAAAAAATGTCATCAACTCTTAAAAGGACGATTACAAAAACAACAAATGAACTTGAAACTCTTTCTCCTGAAGAACGAATCAATCTTAGAATTGACAAGTTCTCTCAAATGGGAGTCTTTAATGAGTAA
- a CDS encoding GIY-YIG nuclease family protein, translated as MNTWYVYILYSPAHNLFYKGQTNDLDERLLRPNHGREKSTSK; from the coding sequence ATGAATACCTGGTATGTATATATTTTATACAGTCCTGCTCATAACCTATTTTACAAAGGTCAAACCAATGATCTTGATGAAAGATTGCTAAGGCCTAATCATGGCAGGGAGAAATCTACCAGCAAATAG
- a CDS encoding SIMPL domain-containing protein — protein MKKLIKISLLVVLFFGTLQAYTQDHMSKIIVKGNSEIETLPDETTVRFVIRSKKMDYSETVEDLNRRINVLVKDLSKNGFDENELKTSNFRVNKNVVYNRGTRADSGYVGTQNLEITFQFTKEKLLKAINTGTGSDAEPEISMSFGLSKEKRRSLEDELIRSAVKDARSKAGILAEASGVEIGKIIEIRYEINDNDFPQPMRFESASMRSASMDKSNETSQMNPDNITLSKDVVMVFEIQQ, from the coding sequence ATGAAAAAGCTTATAAAAATTTCTTTATTAGTTGTACTTTTCTTTGGAACATTACAGGCTTATACCCAGGACCATATGTCAAAGATCATAGTAAAAGGTAATTCCGAGATAGAAACACTTCCAGATGAAACTACTGTTAGATTCGTTATTCGTTCTAAAAAAATGGATTATTCTGAAACTGTTGAAGATTTGAATAGGCGAATTAATGTCCTGGTCAAAGATTTATCAAAAAATGGTTTTGATGAAAATGAATTAAAAACTTCTAATTTCAGGGTAAACAAAAATGTTGTTTATAATAGAGGTACACGAGCTGACAGTGGTTATGTTGGAACGCAAAACCTTGAAATAACTTTTCAATTCACGAAAGAAAAATTATTAAAAGCAATTAATACAGGAACAGGATCTGATGCCGAACCTGAAATATCGATGTCTTTTGGATTGAGTAAGGAGAAAAGAAGATCCTTAGAAGATGAACTGATTAGGTCTGCTGTTAAAGATGCCCGATCAAAAGCCGGAATTTTAGCTGAGGCTTCCGGAGTTGAAATTGGTAAAATTATTGAGATAAGATACGAAATTAACGATAATGATTTTCCACAACCTATGCGTTTTGAATCAGCCTCAATGCGGTCAGCATCGATGGATAAAAGCAATGAAACAAGCCAGATGAATCCTGATAATATTACCCTGTCCAAAGATGTGGTAATGGTATTTGAGATTCAACAGTAA
- a CDS encoding AI-2E family transporter yields MNSKLSIRNIFFGLGTLIIIIFCLSMAKNILIPITWALLFSFLLIPLVDYLESKKFKRALAIIIAELLFFIVVLAIFGVLTMEVVNITKDLPEISGKFTKSVNDINDFIGDIPYVTPDQFDLVTFIKSKLDTIFQWLSTKLTGVGNTLVDLGLMPIFIYFFLYYREIPSRFVNRKYSDDKYSEIIVIFGKIKKMINNYLRGLIWLTFALAVLDYLILLILGIEYALFFAVFIAVLNLLPYIGNFLANLVVIGFTYVTEDSSLTLFLVIGLLYLANIAQENILRPWLVGSSTSINALAILLSVLIGAMIWGVSGMILFVPMVGVLKIILEAIPELSPYSVFLEDKPGNKD; encoded by the coding sequence ATGAACTCTAAACTTAGCATTAGAAACATATTTTTTGGGCTTGGCACATTAATTATTATCATCTTTTGCTTAAGCATGGCAAAAAATATACTCATTCCTATAACCTGGGCATTACTATTTTCATTTCTGCTTATCCCATTGGTTGATTATCTTGAATCCAAAAAGTTTAAACGTGCATTAGCTATTATTATAGCAGAGCTTTTATTCTTCATAGTGGTATTGGCGATTTTTGGGGTTCTAACAATGGAGGTGGTCAACATCACTAAAGACCTGCCAGAAATATCGGGTAAATTCACTAAATCGGTAAATGACATTAATGACTTTATAGGTGATATTCCTTATGTAACACCTGATCAATTTGATTTGGTAACTTTTATTAAATCTAAACTGGATACTATCTTTCAGTGGCTTTCTACTAAGCTTACCGGTGTTGGTAATACTTTAGTAGATCTGGGATTAATGCCGATCTTTATTTATTTTTTTCTTTACTATCGGGAAATACCTTCAAGGTTCGTTAATCGTAAATACAGCGATGATAAGTATTCGGAGATCATCGTTATTTTTGGGAAGATCAAAAAAATGATCAATAATTATCTCAGAGGGTTAATTTGGCTCACCTTTGCTCTGGCAGTGCTCGATTATCTTATATTATTAATACTGGGAATTGAATACGCTCTGTTTTTTGCTGTCTTTATAGCAGTATTGAATTTATTACCATATATCGGAAACTTTCTTGCCAATCTGGTAGTAATCGGGTTTACTTATGTTACTGAAGATAGTTCATTAACTCTTTTTCTGGTGATAGGATTATTATACTTGGCCAACATTGCTCAGGAAAACATTCTCAGACCATGGCTTGTCGGGTCTTCAACAAGTATAAACGCTCTTGCTATCTTATTATCAGTATTGATCGGAGCAATGATTTGGGGTGTATCCGGGATGATATTATTTGTACCTATGGTTGGTGTGTTAAAGATTATTCTTGAAGCAATTCCCGAGCTATCTCCTTATTCAGTTTTTCTGGAAGATAAGCCCGGGAATAAAGATTAA